The stretch of DNA AACCGCAAAAATCACGCGCTTGTCTCTCCCTGTGACAGTGACAACAACCTCACCACCCATTTTTGAATATTTTATCCCGTTATCAACCAGATTCCTCAATGCCTGTGTAAGAAACATCTGATCTCCGAAAATCGTAATCGGAGTTTCAGGTAAATCAACCTGCAGAGAAATTTGCTTTTGCTTCGCCTTTGCTTTCAGGCTCTCCACCGCCCGGGTAATGATTTGTTCAGCCGTCACCGGGTGGATTTCAAGCGGATCTCCATCTTCTAAACGACCAATATCAAGCAACTTTTGTACCAGCTCTTTCATCCCTTCCACGCCATTAATAATGTTGCTGATATAGCTGTCTTGTTGCTCATTCAAATTACCGGTTAGGCGCAGAATCTTAGCATATCCGAGGATCAATGTCAATGGCGATCGCAGCTCATGGCTGACCATGGTAACAAACTCAGTTTTTAACGCGTCAGCTTCTCTCTGCGATGACAAATCCTTGATTATTATCGCGTTTGCATGCTGGTTCCCATCAATTTGGATCGGGCTGTAAATCAGATCATAAAGATTCCCGTCACGTAATTGGACCTCCTTCGACTTAACCCTTTGGTCCGCATATAAATTTTGTTTTGAAAGGTCATGCCGAGACAAGAAATTATTTAAAAATTCGCCTTCAAAACGTCCATCGCGATCAAAAAACAGTTGTCTTGCCCTTTTATTGTGCAGCAGCACCTGATTGTTTTGATCTGTTATTACAACTGCATCCGTCAACAAATCGAACGCTGTCATTATTAATGCTGTCGAAAGCTGAGAATCTCGATAAGTTCGCGCATTGATAATCGCCAAACTGGCGATGTGTGCCAATTGTTTAAGAAAGGTCATAATGGCTTCATCAGGGTCATCATTATCGGTAAAGGCGACCCACATAACGCCCAAGTGTGAAGCTTCCCATTTCAAAGGCAGCAAGTTCACTGAAGCAATTTCTGGACGATTTTCAATCGGGGGCAGTTGTTTTAAAATCTCATCATGGTTCAGAGTCTGCGCCCCGTTTTTCAGGACCAAGCCTGCCATAGCCTGGTCCCAGGCTGCCAGCACGTTCGCATGCGAGCCAATCCCGAATCGATGCTCAGAAAGCAGCGCTTCCGTTGTTGAATCAGAATTGACCAGTACAACCCTGGCAGCACAAACACCATCCACAAGCGCTGCAGCCAGAATCATGTGCAGCGTTTCAGCAAGATTCTGGCGTTCGGCAACCTTAACACTTGCCGATGATAGCTTTTTTTGCTGATCCATGCGTTTTTGTTGAATTGTGATCATGTTCCGAAAAGCAGTTTTCAAATATCCCCTGTCAGGGTAAGCGCGCTCCTTTAATTGACCAGGATCATATCCGCCTGCAAGAACTGCATTGATAGCCAGAGACATGGATTCTAACTCATTGACGATCGGGGTCAACCCAATCCACGCCATAACGAAAATAAAAATCATCACGCCACCAGCAATCAACAGGTTGGTCCGGGTGAGCTCCCAAGCCATTTCCTGGATAACCAGAGCAGGTAAGTTTGCAGTCAAACCCCAATCAGTGCCAGCTGCAGGTTGATAATAGTTCAACATCAATCGACCATCGCTTGATGCGCCCTGGAAAAAAGCGGACGTTGTAAGATTCGCCGTTGGTATTTCTTCAACCCGATCATCACTATTCCAATGGAAAACAACGCGTCCGCCAGCATCTATAACAGAGATGGTTCCACCCTGGTCCTTCAACGCGTTTTTGGCAATTACCAGGGGTTGTGCGACGCGGTTCTCGTCAATCTTCGTCAGACCCCACAGAAACCGTTGTTGCGTATCGGGCTGGCGTTCAACACCGGTGATAAAGCACATTAACCCATAATTCTCATCCTCCAACCCAGTCACGAAGAAATGCACAGGGCCCGATTCATTATTTACTGTCATCAGTTGGAAAAGATCGTCATCCCGCAGGATATCTGGCGACAAACCCGGGGGACTGCCTGCGATCAGGTGACCTTCAGCATCTAACACAGCCAACCACTCGAAGAAATTTGAAGTGCTTTGTGCTTCTTGAAGAAATGCTGAAATTTGTTTATCAGACCCAACACTCATCTGAGGATTAGCCGCCAGAGTATTCAGTATTTGATCGCCAGTCGTTAAGAAAACGCCCAAGCTTTCCGCAGCAATCGCGGTTGTTCCGGTCAGTTGTTTGAGAATTTGCTTCCTGGCATGGCTTTGACCCAGCGACCAGGTGGCTAACAGAACCCCAACGAGCACAATTAAAAATATCGGCGTCGCGTAACCCAACAAGCGATACCTGAAATGAACCTCGCCAGGAGCCGGCTTCAGCGGTGTTTTTGGTGCCCAATATTTTGCCGCAAGGGCTTGAACGATCATGCAGGTCGCTCCACCAATGAGCAACATTCCTCCCAGTGTGAACATCACCACCGGGAACCGTGTTATTGCCATCCCAATCCTCGCCCCGGTCGACCCGGAGGCGCATAAGATCAGTACAAGAAAAACCGAGGGAGACGATGCCAGCATGCTGGCAATTGCTGCAATGATTGGGTGGCGCAACCATGTATAAAAATTCGTTCGATATCGCTGCCGAATGCACCAGCTATAAACAATTGCTGCAATCATCATCACCAGCGGCGTGAAGATGTTGTGCGTGTCTGAATACGCCAACAAAAGTCCAGAAATTCCTGCCAGAAAAGTTGCCGGAGCAAGACCCAGTACACCAGCCCCAACCATCCAGGGGATAGCAGCAAAAAACATCAAATGTCGAAACGGCGCTTCTCCTGGTGCTATGATTGGGCTCATGCGAGGGAAAACGCCCATAAAGGGAGTCAAAATTAAAATCAGAAGACTCAATCCAGCGAACCAGCTCAAGCTGGCACGATTCAATTTGAAGGTTCGTTCGCGCAATAAAACGACCAAAATCACAAGCGCGATCAAACCAATCACCCAGGCGATCAAAATTCCCGGGTGATCCGGTATGATCAACGTATATCCTGGTGTCAAAGGTGCAAGGATGTCTGCCATTTTTCAGAGTCTGGTGATGGTTTTAATCATTATAACATCTCTTCAGCACTGCCCACATTTTCACTCAAGCCAGTGCGGATATTCGTGAGTCTAAGGATGGGACATGCTTTGACGATTCGCTTTGCGGTCAAAACCGCGCCAGGCAATCCGATCCAGCAAGGGACGCCGATCCATTACAGGCTGCTTAATAACCTTCGCCAGCCACTCTGTTTCAACGGTATCGACCTCTTGAAAGCAAGCTTGCGTCAATGCAGCTCGCACGGCCTGGGATTCAGCTTGCATGTCATCCACACGGCTCAAGAAATCAGCTTCAAGGTTCTCCCGCTCAGTTTCAATCAGCCTGATTCGTGTGGCGTAATCACGTAATATCTCGCGATGAAGATTTTCATGTCGCCACCACAAGGTTACTGAATCATAAGCCCCTGTCGGCTCTGGACCCAGGTCTGGCAACCCCGCATCGATCCACACCGGTTTGAAGACGGAGGTGCAGGTTGCTGATGTGCCCGTCAGCCAATGGGTGTGCTGTTTTGGTGTCAGGTGAGAGACCATTGCACCGGTCGCCTGGCTGCCCCTTGCCGGACCAAAACTGGCGTGCATGCACACCTCAGAGCCCAGAATCCCTCGACCCGGCTGCCAATTCTGATCGGCTTCTGGCCCATGATCACGGAGCACCTGCATTGCATAGGGGACATCGATCTCACCCTGTTTTGCTTTTAGAAGTTCGCCAGTCCGGCATGAGCGGTGTTTTCCGGCGCCAAAGTTCGTGAAAATCAGATCACTGTAACATTTGCTGAAATTAAAGGATTCCGCACTTTTACACCATCCCTTAGAAATCGCGTGTGAAACCAGGTCGGATGAAGCTCGATCCCAATGATCACCAATACTGATGATATTTGAGATCGTCCGGATATCTCGCACTTTTTCAGCAGCCCAGTGTTTCCCAGCCGTTTCAAAGATCCATGCCTCCTGAGGGTCTGCAATCAAAAAGCCGTTATGATAATAAAACTCTCCAAAGCAGGTTGAATTTCCGCCCTGCCCATAGTCTTCCAGGAGCGTGATCATCAAATCCAAGGCTTCATTGGCCGTGGCGGTCCGTTCAAGTGCCAGGCGAATAAAATCCATGCCAATCAAACCGGGCTCTTTGTCGTAAGGCACTTTGGTAAAAACGGCTTCATTGCCAATCACCAAGCCGTGTTCGTTTGCGCCCATTTCTGCCCCCCAGATCCAGAAAGGTCTGGACAGTAAGACGGCATTCGTTTCCCGCACTTGCGGCACACGGATATACGTACAGTTCACCTGCGCCCCTTCTGGATGGTGTGCACGTGGGATAATTTGAATCATATGTGCTTCATTTGGATGGCGATCACTGTTTTTTCCAAAGATCACCGAACCGTCTTTGGTGGCATTTCCCAGGGCAACAAATGTATCACACATGATAAACAAGCTCCTTTGCTTTTGCTAAAACTTCCTCAATACTTAAGTCGTCGGAATTGATCACAACGGCGTCTTCAGCCACTTTTAAGGGTGCAATCTCCCTGGTGGAATCAATTCGATCCCGGTTTGTCAATGAGCGCAGTACCTCATCAAAATCAGCCTCCTCTCCTCGGTTGATCATCTCCCTGTACCGCCGCTGTGCCCTGACTTCAACTGACGCGTCCAGATATATCTTCAGGTCTGCATTCGGTATCACAACAGTGCCAATATCACGTCCGACCACCACCACCTTGTTGCCCGATGCAACGCGACGCTGCTGATCGGTCATGGCCTTCCTGACCGCTGCATAAACAGAGACATCCGACACATAGGCATTGACCTCATCTGAGCGGATCGCCCAAGTTACATCCTGTCCATCCAGCAGAACATCACAGTCACGGCCGTCATCAATGCTGGGTGTCTCGATATCGATATGAACCGTTTCTGCTAATGTGCCGATCGCAGCCTCATCCTCGATATTCAATTCCCTCTGTAATGCCGCCAGGGTCAACGCTCGATACATGATACCCGTATCAAAAAACAGGTAACCTAACTCCTTTGCCAGCAGAAGCCCCAGGGTTGATTTGCCAGATGCGGCTGGCCCGTCAATCGCAATTATGTTTGGTAAACCCATAAGTATCCTCATTCTATTTATCGACAATTTGACCGCCAGGCATCAAGTCGGTACGCACCCAGAGAATTAATTCCTGCGCAACGGATGGCACCTCTCCCGCCACCAGCCAAACCAGGTATTGTCGCGGTGTTAATTCGCGCCAGGGAACAGTTCGCTGCCAAACCAGGCTTTGTCCTTGGTATCCATGGGCAATTTCTGGGATTTCTCCAATCGGTGTGATTAATATCCCCGGTGCTGATTGCGCCGGTACAAAGCGTTCAAAATTCAACGGAGCATATGAGCGCAGCGCCCACCGCAGACCAGGGGTGTCCATCCCAGACACAAGTATATCAACCGATTCATACCCACGAGCGTTCCAAACCATGGTCCGATCGATGGTAACCTGCATCCAACCAGGCAACACAACCGCTTCATCAGGGTGCCATAGCTCAAAGGGCGTGTTGGTACCGATCCCGGTCGAATTTACGCTCAAAGAGATCATCCCGGTCATAAACACCAACCCCAAACCCAGCAGAAACCCTGACCGGGCAACAACCTCTGACCAGCCATAATTAACCAGTAAGATCATTGCGACTAACAAAACAACGCCGCCTGCCAGTGCAATTAAGTGGCTCAACTGTTGCGATGGGACCAATGCCGGGGAGACCAAGGTGCGCATCGCCAGGGTGATGAAAGCAGCGATCACAATCACCATTCCTGTGGTGATGCCCAGAACCAGCTTTGATGATTCAGGCATTCGCCATGCAAAGATCACCACCCGGCTGGTTAAAATCCATAATGGAAAGGCAACCCAGATAAGCTCGCCCGCCGTGGCTGCGGGGTATAGAGTGATAAAAACCAATCCAATCCCAGCCCACAAGAACAGAAACATATCCAGCTTGCTTTTGATCAGCAAGCCGCGGACACCGCCCCATAGCCCAAAGATCACGGCTCCGGTGCTGTATACAAGGAGCGCGAAAATTGCCCACCCCCACGGAGCTGCACGCACCTGTCCAAACCCCTGGATAAAATCAAACAACCCGGAAAAAATGCCACTCATTCCGGCTGGAGCCAGAAAAAATCCGCTCCCGATCACAACCAGCGTCACACCCATTGAGATTCCAAACCTGGTCCACTGCGAACGCGGGTCATCAGCGCCGGGCTCCAAACTGAAGATCGCCAGCAAATCAAATAAATGCTGCGAAATGAGCCAGCTGATCCCCAGGATCACTACACCTACCCAGAAACTCGATCCACTCATCAATGCCAAACCCAGGCTGATCCCGGCAAGGACAGGGTTACGTTTTAACCAGAATCCTGCTGCCAGCAGTGTGAATACCAGCGCCATCATCGGGGAGCCAATTATCCTGGAAAGGCCGACCATTTCAGGAGATAACGCCAGGGCAAAAGCCGCCATAAGTGCAGGCCAACGTCCAATATATTTCGAAAACAATACCGGGATGAACACAATCAGTGCGCCAGTGATTGCCGGCCAGAGGCGCGCCACGAAATTCGATTCTGAGAATAAAAAGAGCGGCAAACCGGTCAGCCCCACATAAGCATGAACGCCCCCGAACAACGTTTGTTCACCCCTGGCGACCGCCAACGCACGCAATGCAAGCTGGGCTTCCGAATCATTCAGCGATACAGCTCCCAATTGAATTAAGCGAAAAGCCAGGGCGAGAACAAATGCCCCAAGAATAAAGAGCATATATGTGGATTCACGTCTTTGATTTTCTATCAGTTCCATGCTTTTCGACCGTGTTCTCCTGACTGGAATGACCGTGCCGTAGATTAAACTTATTTAACAGATATTTAAGGCCAAGATTATTTGTGCATTAATCCTTTCATTGAGCCAGGCATGTGCCAATCATCTGATTATTAACGGTTCTTCCAGTATTATACTTGTCCACCACCGCTTGTGCGGACCATTCGAGAATTATCGTGATCTTATTTTCGAACCTGGTAGATGGTTGTGCTGCCAACACGGTAAACCGCATCCCATAGCTGACCATCATAATTGCTGAACTTCGCCAGACCAGCCTGTGGGTAAAATGCCTGTTCAAGTTGCCCAACCACAATGTACGTAACATCATACGCCCGGATAAAATCAACCGCATATTGAATATCTTCGGTTGAAAAGAAAGTGTCAACCCGGTTCACCCGCTCCTGAACAACGGAGTTGCGCAAAACAGCCCGCTGCTGGCGTTGATGCCAGTTCCATCCAACTACACCCGGCAACCCCGTATAGATCGTATAACGGGCACCCCAACGGTATTCATAAGCCTGTCCTTCCAGGATCACAGGCGAGCCTTCAATGTGATCCTGCATCCAGCGGATGGCATCATCATCCTCCACCAATTGCATGTTCGAACCCATATCATAATAGGTGGAATAAGCCATGTATGCCATTCCATCCAACCCCTGGGGAGCTTCCGGTGCAATACGATCGTTGATTTTATCCTTCGTACCCATCACGGTGAACATCGCCGCAGAGAAAAACAGCACGAGAAGGGATATTTTCCAGACTAAACCCAGGTGTTTACGCCAGTAGCGCAGTGATTTCAGCAGCCACACAAAACACACACCGGCAGAGAGCGCAAACAAAATCCAGGCTTGAAGATAAAATTTAAATACACTGTTCATGCGACCAATATCGCCATGCAGATACACCAGTTCCACAGCTAGGGTCAGAGTCAGCGCCGTACCGATCATAAACAAGTGAAACCGCCCGGCGTCCGACCGATCTGGACGAAGCATCAGCACCACCACCCACAGCCCGAGAGGCAGGACGATCAAACCGACCGGAACGCCCATCACCAAAAAGAGGATCATCAGAATCAGGAATAAAACCAGGATCAGGGTGATCCAACCCCGGTAAGGCGTTAGCGCAGACAATGCTGATGCAGGCGTTGTCTTCATCCAGTGATAGGTTTCCCATGTCATCCAGCTTACGATAATAAACAGCAACAATCCCCAATGCGTGAAATACGAATCCAGCGGCGTTCTGTTGCCCTCCCAAATGCCAATCTGCGTATATCCCTGGCTAAACCAATCCGAGAAAGGCTGGTAAAAGACCAAAGCCAGCGTTGCCAGAGCCACGACGGCAATTAACGCTACAGCCGCCTTCTCAAGCGATTGACTGCCGCGGAAATTCAGCTTTAATCGCGGCTGGTAATTTCTGAAAACGCTGTAAGCTAATGCCGCGCAAGCCAACACCAGATAGGTATAGAAGTCCCAGGTATTGGTTGGACGCAGCGCGCCAATCACCATTCCGCCAAGCGTAAAACCGATCACAGTCCCGAGTATCTTCAAGCGGCGACCCTCTTCACCCCAACGCGCTTGACTCAACACCACTGACAAACCCCAACTAGCAGCCAGCACCGTAATCGGGAAGGCAATCAGGTGCGCGTGCAGGTCAGCGTAAAGGAATGTGAAATACGGGAACTCCGTAATTGCCTCGCCCGGGATCACTCGACTGGGATGCCAGTACCAGTCCCCGGGATAAAATGGCAGACGTGCCCCTTTGATGAGCTGGAAAAAGCCCTGGAATGTCCAACCAATGTGTTGAAGGATCGATGCCTCTTCAATCGCGAGTCCGCCTGATGCCATCCGTTGGAGTCCATTGAGCAACAATCTGACCGTCCCCAGGTTGCCCAGTACCACCAGCAACACAACCGTCGCCAGGCCGGCTGCAAAAGCCGTTCCCAGCACACATTTGCCTTTTTTTTCGCCTGCACGCAAAGCCAACGAGCGCGGGATGCCCTGGTACAGGTTCCAACCCACGGAAAATGCACCCAGGGCTGTCAAGCTGAACCATAGCGGTAAAACCAGGTTGTACGCCACAGCAGGGATCATTCCCAGCAATTTGATTGGCATACCAACGATTACAAAACCATAATAATAATAATTGATATACCCGCCAGCAAACCACGGGTCAAACGGCGGAAAGGTTACGCTCTTGATCACCGCGTTCAGGTACGAAAAGTCCATAGGCTTTTCGCCGCCTTTGTAAGGATGCCACAGATCCGGGTTGCCCGTTCGCACCCACAAAAACAGCATAAAGGCAATTAACCCCAGGACTTCGATGGTCAGGTAATAGCGCCATTCCTGTTTTACCGCCTGCCAGAGCGTTTTTCGCTGAAAAAAGACCAGGCTGCCGCTCAGGGCGACGAGCCCCAACAAAACCCAGCAGATCATCTGCCGGGTGACCAGTATGCCAAAGGAACCAAAAATCCACACAAAAAACGCCATCAGCAGCAAGCCGACCAGCTTGGTAAACGGGTAGCCGCGATCGCTCATTCTCGGGAAAGCCAGGCGCACAATCGGATAGCTGATCCAACCTAAAACCAGAACAAAGGCATAAAAGACAGCCGTGGCTGCAATTTGTGAACGGTTCACCAGACTGTCACGATCAAACAATTCCGACCAGGTGCCTCCAGCCCGCAACCTTGCCAACCGATCAGCAGGAAGCATCAGGTTGTGCTGCGGCTTATCCGATTTCCCGGGACCCGGACCCCGATAGCTGGCAGCTTCGCCAGGCGTAAAGTACACCACTTTGCTCAAATCAACCGAGCGCAACGAGTTCCGCACCGCGATTGGGTCGTACTCCCCTGTTTTTTTGAAGATCAAAACCTTGGGATGATCATAAACCGTGAAGGCTTCTTCTGCAAATTGGGTATTGAATTCAAAAGGACCCAGCCTGGGGTTGGAATGGAAAACGGCCACCAGCTCAAATCCCAACTCGCCGAAAAAGGATCCGGGCTCGGCTATGCTGTAACACCACAGGACATCCTTGTACGCCGGGCATCCCAACAGGTAGCGATAATAGAACGTTGTCAGCGGATAGCGTTCAGGCACGCGAGTTGTCGTGCCCCACTGGCGGTTCGAGGTGATGAAGATGTAATCTGCCTGGTCGAGAATGGTTTCAAACCGCTCCAATTTGCTGTGATCATCCGGCCAGTACATCTCAAAATTCAGGTTGCCCGTGTAAATTCCGCCGTCTTCGCTGTACGGGCTGAAACCGTCCACCGGGTAAGGAATGGCATCGTCCCAACTACTTTCATGGGCAGGTGCAACCGAATGCAGTACCAGTTGAGCGGCGCTTTCCTGTGTTGATAGGGAGACAGCCAGTGTTTGCCCCGCTTCCACCTGCAAAGGCTCTGGAAGAACAAAGGTAAAGGGACCACCCCTGACATCTTCTTGCACTGAGAAATCGGCGCGAATGCTGCTGAATTGCGATTGTCCGCCCTGGTCGGTCAGCGCAAGGTTGAGTGCCAGGGTTTTTTCACCCGGCGAACCCGCCTGATCCACGATAAAAGGCGCACTGACCGCGGTGATGCTTCCACCCGTGACCATTCGAACGCTCATTTGGTATGGCTGATCAGCCCGGACGCCCTGTTGAATGCGCGGCAACGCACTGTTGAGTACCATGCCGTCATCCGTCATCAGCGTCACCGCTGGTGAGCCGCTTATCGTCAGGTTTAAGTTTTCTTCGGGCAGCGAAAGGCGCAAAAAATATAGCTCATTTTCATTCACCTGCAATGGCGCATCGAAGATGAATTTATAAGCCATGCCGCGCGGGTGGTTGTCCGTTGCCAGGAATCCGCTTTGTACTGATGCTGCAGCCAGGACGGCATCCGGGTTACTCGCAGAGACAATCGACAGGAGCACAGTTTTCATCCCGCCCATCGCCGAGCGGTCTAAAATGTGCTCAAATTGAACTGCGGAGATCAACCCATCCGCCGGGCTGATAAAAGGCTGGGAAAAAGGTGCATTTGATGCCAGCGTATCACCAGCACGGTAGGGCAATGGCTGCATAAAAGCGCCGTCGTCGGTATCGATATGCAGGGTCAACGCGCCCGGGAGGTTGTGGTAAATCCAACGGCTGGCTTCTGCCCGGGTGTGCGGTCGGGTGTAAATCTGAGAAAATGAAAACGCCCATACTGCGGTACCCAGAATGATCACCACTGTCAGGACAATACCCACAACCCGGATGAGACTGGATTTAATTTTGTATCGTCCTAACCTGATGTCACAGCAAGCTGACAACAACCGCTGTAAACCCCACCCGGCGATCAGGGTCAATAAGGGGTAAATCAACACCTGATAGCGCATCGTGCGCACCCAGGAAATCGATTGCCAGACAAAATATAACCCGGTGAATACCCAAAAGGATAAATGCTTCTGCCATTCGTCTTTCCGCAGGATTGAGATCCCCATGCCCAAATATGCCAGCCCGGTAAAAATACCCAACGGCCAGCCCAGCCCCCAGGCGACCAGGTTGCGTCCAGAAAATGTGATCGGTCGCCGCGCCCATTGCAGCGCTGGCGGAAAATCGACTGCGCCGGAAGCTTGCGCACGCAAGCTCTGTAAACCGGACCACCACGTCTGGTTAATCCCGAAATTAAAAAAGCCAGGACCGTTAAAGGCATACGGCTGCCCGATGCGAAAGCTAACAAAGCTGAGCACTGCCGCCAGAACCAGGTTGCGAATGATCTTTAAAAGGGCAACACGGCGCTCATCCGGGTTCATCCCAAGATAGCGCATGCCCTCAACCAGTGGCAGGAGTAGCGCCAACACGACCGCGTTGATCTTTGAGGCTGTTGCCGCCCCTAAAGCCACACCAAACACGATGTAGGGTGCCAGTTCATTAATTAAGCCGGTCACCCGGGCGCCATTCCATTTGGCTGTATCGTTTTTAACAGCCTCGAGCTGGTCTGTGTCTGTCGATTCCGGTTGATCACTATCACGCCCGTGCGTTTTAGATCGGGTCAGCGCCCAAACGGCGGCATACATCGTCAACGCGGCAAAGGTATTCGTGGCTGAATCCACTGTGGCATAATGTGAAAGTTGAATCGGCAACACCGCCAGTGCGTAAAATACCGCTCCCAGCAACCCAACCCAGCGATTGTACAGACGCCTGCCAATGGCAAAAATTAGTAGAATGGTGAGCAGGTCGAAAACCGCTGAGAGCTGCCTGCCCAGGATGGTAATGGCATGATAATCGGTTTGACCGAGAGCGTCACCGGCATATCGAACAATAAAAATCGGTAGTGTGCCGTAAACAAAAAAGGTATATCCCCGGTTTGCCGGGTTCAAACTTGAATTCTCAGTATTAAAGTATTCACTCAGGCTGTTCACGGGGGAAATCGACACCTGGACCAGGCTGAGAAACCGTTCATCCGGGTGCATATGCTGGTCTTCATCCCAATTGACCCCCGCCAGTCGCAGATAGGCGCCCGCAATCACACTCAGCAGCAGAAGGATGATCAGCAGGAAATCGGACCAGCGTTTGCGATTGAGCGCAGCGTGGTCGGCTGTGTTCAGATCAGTCATCAGGGCAGTACCCCCTCTGATGGCGGCACAAAAAAGATCAAAAACTCTTTATTTGGGATCTCAGAATCAAATTGCCACAGAACGCCATTCGGAAATATCTGCTGGACAAACCGGGCGTTTTCTTCATCGTTGACATTGATGAAGAACATCTTCGCCCGAGGATCAGCCCGGGTGCCAGGAATCTCATCCGGAAAGATGGCAAAATCCATGCCGGGATAACCGGCATTGATCGCAACCAGGCGCGAATCAATCCAATGTGGATATCCCACAACATAGGTGGTCTCCGGGTACCCCAGGGTTTCAATAAACAGGGCTGCCACCCTGCCCACCTCTGATGTGTTCCAGCTTGCAGACCGATAAAGCGTGTAATACTGGTTGAAAACCAGGTCATAATTATTGACAGCAGACCAAACCAGCAGCAGGATGATCACCATCATCAATACATGCCGACCTGATTTCCCGGAAAGGCTCGCCTGAAAGCCGCGGACCATAGTGACAAAAGCCGTGCCAATCACGATAAATACGGGTACAATTGCCCCGGCGGTGCGGTTCAAACTGGGGTTTTCTCCCGGATAAGCCAGGGATAAAATCGAGGGCATCATTAAAATGGGGATTGAGACCAGCATGAACAGATCGCGCCAATCCCACTTGCGAAAATAGCGCAGGGTGATCGTGGCAATGCCCAGGAAATAAAACGCCCCTGAAACCACTTCAAGCGCTGGTCTCCCCGGAATAGAATGCGCCCAAATTACACCATTGTTCCAAAAGAACATCACACTGGCGCGCCAGAAGTTTTGCGTAAAGATCACCAGGGGCGAATTTTGAAAACCGACCTCCATACCGGTCAGGCGAGAAAAAGCACGGTAAGTGAACAGTTCCGGGTTGTGCAGCCAGTAACGCAACAATGGGATGAACACCAGCAGGGATACGGCTGTTATCACAGCCAACCCCAGCACAGCACGCCAGCGCAGATTCTTGTTCTTGGTATGCACCAGATAGATCAAAATACCAATCACGACCAGGATCGGCACGATGCGGAAAGGGGTGTAGCCATGCAAGCCCAACCCGAGAAAAAACCCTCCCCATAAGAGATCGGGCAGGTGCTGACGGCGTAGACCCCGAACCATGAAGAACAGTACCGGTGCCACAAACAGGGGGTAATATGGGATGCGCAGCGCCAGTCGGGTGAACAACAGCGGCCAGTAAGCCATCCCGGCAAAGAGGGCAGCGACCAAACCCACCCAGCGATCGCCCCATTCCTTGCCCAGTAAATAAATAAAAAATAGGGTCAGCAGGTTGGCAAAAACAGCAACGATCTTTAAATTAAGAAACGAAACATCGAGGTTGAAAAGACTCATAAAGGCAGCCGATGCGTAGAAGTGCAGCACCTCTCTACCGGTATTGCGAGGAAAATACACCGGCCTGTACCCGTTGAGAATATCGTTGATGTCCAACAATTTCTCTGCCTGGTC from Brevefilum fermentans encodes:
- a CDS encoding DUF2298 domain-containing protein: MTDLNTADHAALNRKRWSDFLLIILLLLSVIAGAYLRLAGVNWDEDQHMHPDERFLSLVQVSISPVNSLSEYFNTENSSLNPANRGYTFFVYGTLPIFIVRYAGDALGQTDYHAITILGRQLSAVFDLLTILLIFAIGRRLYNRWVGLLGAVFYALAVLPIQLSHYATVDSATNTFAALTMYAAVWALTRSKTHGRDSDQPESTDTDQLEAVKNDTAKWNGARVTGLINELAPYIVFGVALGAATASKINAVVLALLLPLVEGMRYLGMNPDERRVALLKIIRNLVLAAVLSFVSFRIGQPYAFNGPGFFNFGINQTWWSGLQSLRAQASGAVDFPPALQWARRPITFSGRNLVAWGLGWPLGIFTGLAYLGMGISILRKDEWQKHLSFWVFTGLYFVWQSISWVRTMRYQVLIYPLLTLIAGWGLQRLLSACCDIRLGRYKIKSSLIRVVGIVLTVVIILGTAVWAFSFSQIYTRPHTRAEASRWIYHNLPGALTLHIDTDDGAFMQPLPYRAGDTLASNAPFSQPFISPADGLISAVQFEHILDRSAMGGMKTVLLSIVSASNPDAVLAAASVQSGFLATDNHPRGMAYKFIFDAPLQVNENELYFLRLSLPEENLNLTISGSPAVTLMTDDGMVLNSALPRIQQGVRADQPYQMSVRMVTGGSITAVSAPFIVDQAGSPGEKTLALNLALTDQGGQSQFSSIRADFSVQEDVRGGPFTFVLPEPLQVEAGQTLAVSLSTQESAAQLVLHSVAPAHESSWDDAIPYPVDGFSPYSEDGGIYTGNLNFEMYWPDDHSKLERFETILDQADYIFITSNRQWGTTTRVPERYPLTTFYYRYLLGCPAYKDVLWCYSIAEPGSFFGELGFELVAVFHSNPRLGPFEFNTQFAEEAFTVYDHPKVLIFKKTGEYDPIAVRNSLRSVDLSKVVYFTPGEAASYRGPGPGKSDKPQHNLMLPADRLARLRAGGTWSELFDRDSLVNRSQIAATAVFYAFVLVLGWISYPIVRLAFPRMSDRGYPFTKLVGLLLMAFFVWIFGSFGILVTRQMICWVLLGLVALSGSLVFFQRKTLWQAVKQEWRYYLTIEVLGLIAFMLFLWVRTGNPDLWHPYKGGEKPMDFSYLNAVIKSVTFPPFDPWFAGGYINYYYYGFVIVGMPIKLLGMIPAVAYNLVLPLWFSLTALGAFSVGWNLYQGIPRSLALRAGEKKGKCVLGTAFAAGLATVVLLVVLGNLGTVRLLLNGLQRMASGGLAIEEASILQHIGWTFQGFFQLIKGARLPFYPGDWYWHPSRVIPGEAITEFPYFTFLYADLHAHLIAFPITVLAASWGLSVVLSQARWGEEGRRLKILGTVIGFTLGGMVIGALRPTNTWDFYTYLVLACAALAYSVFRNYQPRLKLNFRGSQSLEKAAVALIAVVALATLALVFYQPFSDWFSQGYTQIGIWEGNRTPLDSYFTHWGLLLFIIVSWMTWETYHWMKTTPASALSALTPYRGWITLILVLFLILMILFLVMGVPVGLIVLPLGLWVVVLMLRPDRSDAGRFHLFMIGTALTLTLAVELVYLHGDIGRMNSVFKFYLQAWILFALSAGVCFVWLLKSLRYWRKHLGLVWKISLLVLFFSAAMFTVMGTKDKINDRIAPEAPQGLDGMAYMAYSTYYDMGSNMQLVEDDDAIRWMQDHIEGSPVILEGQAYEYRWGARYTIYTGLPGVVGWNWHQRQQRAVLRNSVVQERVNRVDTFFSTEDIQYAVDFIRAYDVTYIVVGQLEQAFYPQAGLAKFSNYDGQLWDAVYRVGSTTIYQVRK